The nucleotide sequence TCGTGGAAGCCGTGGACGAAGCCGGGAATGCGCATCACTTCGCTCCCCGCTATGTGATCGACGCTTCGGGACGAGATACGTTTCTGGGCAGCAAGATAGGTGGCAAAAAGCGGAATCCTCATAACAACACCGCCGCTCTCTACGCCCATTTCCGTCATGTAACGCCACGCCCCTGCGACCGCACCGGTTACATTACCATTTGTCTGGTGGAAGGCGGATGGTTCTGGATGATCCCCCTTCCTGACGACATCACCAGCGTCGGCTTTGTCGGCACGCAGGAGGCTTTCAAACAACGCAAAGGCTCGCTGGAAGATTTCCTCGACGCCCGCATCGCCGCCAGCCCGAGTGTCAGCAGCCGCATGATGCAGGCTGAACGGATCTCCAAAGTCACCGCCACCGGCAATTACTCCTATTCCTGCGAGCGGCTGTCGGGGCCGGGCTGGATGATGATTGGCGATGCCTTCGCCTTTCTGGACCCGGTTTTTTCCTCCGGCGTGCTGCTGGCCATGACCAGTGGCGAAATGGGGGCGGAGGTCGCTGATCTCTGGCTGGACAATCCTGTTGCCGCCCGAAAAAAGCTGAAAAAAGTCGAAGCCAAAATCCGCCACGCAATCGGGACGCTGTCCTGGCTGGTCTATCGCATCAACAAACCGGTGCTGCGTGACATGTTTATGTCCCCCAACAACCGTTTTCGCATGCGGGATGGTCTGGTGTCGCTGCTGGCCGGGAATGTTCATGGGACATTACCGCGCAGTCCGGTCCGGGCGTTTAAGGGGGCGTATTATTTCCTGACCGCTCTGGCAAAAATCGGTATCAGGCTGACACCAGACGGCGATCTGAAGCGCGGCCCCCGTATCGACTAATTGACCAGTCAGATACGGAGAAACCCGATTCAGAGCCTCGATCAAACTCCGACCATCACATCCGACGCCTTGATAACGGCTGTCGCTGTATCGCCAATTTTCAGGCCCAGCTCCTCGGATGCTTCGTTGGTGATCGAGGCCGTCAGGACTACGCCGTCAGCGATTTCAATCTTCACATGCGTGGTCGTGGCGCCCGGCCTGACCTCGACAATGCGGCCCTGAATCTGATTGCGGGCAGATAATCTCATTGTAGCCGTCTCCTGTAACGATTGAGGCATCCCTATGGAGGCTTCCTCATCCGGAGCCGTCAAGCATGGTTCGGAGACATGTTGGCCCTGACGTGATCGGCCGCATGCTTTCGAAAAGCGCGCACTTTGGGTGCAATCACCGCCTGACAATAAGCCGCCTCGGGATGGCGCGCGAAATAATCCACGTGCTCCGGTTCGGCTGGATGGAAAATCCGTAAAGGCTCGATCGTCGTCGATAATGGGGCCGGCCAGATTTGCGCAGCTTCTACCTCTGCCAGCACTGCACGCGCTGCATTCTCCTGCTCTGTCGAGGCAGGCATGATGACGGAGCGATACTGTGTTCCTACATCCGCACCCTGCCGGTTTGGTGTGGTCGGATCGTGAATAGTCAGAAAAATCCTCAATAAATCATCATACGAGAGAACGGTCGGATCAAACGTGACCTCAACCACTTCCGCATGAAATGTAGTACCGGTGCATACCTCCTTGTAAGTAGGATTGGCCGTATGACCCCCCGCATAACCGGGACGGAGTGAGGCAACCCCGTTCAGTTCCCTCAGCACCGCTTCCACACACCAGAAGCAGCCGCCACCTATGACTGCCGTTTCCATCCACACTCTCCTGCCGATTTGTCTAGCTGCAATGTCGGAACGGAAAGGCCCGGATAAAAGAGGCTGAAGAGTCAGATGGGGATGCCATCATGACATTCAGGCAGCCAGCGTTCGGGATGTGGCCCCGAATGTATGGGCGGGATGGGTTTCACCCAGCCGGTCGCCCTGACCGAACAGCTTGTTACGCAGACTGCCTTCAGCATAGGCGGTCTTATAGACACCGCGCCGCTGGAGTTCAGGGATCACCAGATCGACAAAATCCTCGAATGTTTCGGGTGTGACGGCGTAGGCGAGGTTGAAGCCGTCAATGCCGGTCTCGTCGATCAAGGCCTGCAATTCGTCCGCTACACGCTCAGGCGAGCCGATGGTGATCTGGCCTGTCCCACCAATCGCCGCGAATTCGGCAAATTTCCCTGATCGTCCAGATTTTGCCAGGATCGGCGACCGTGAATGCATCCACATCCGAATGGATCGCGTCATTCCGGATCTGTTTCA is from Granulibacter bethesdensis and encodes:
- a CDS encoding molybdopterin-binding protein; this encodes MRLSARNQIQGRIVEVRPGATTTHVKIEIADGVVLTASITNEASEELGLKIGDTATAVIKASDVMVGV
- the msrA gene encoding peptide-methionine (S)-S-oxide reductase MsrA, translated to METAVIGGGCFWCVEAVLRELNGVASLRPGYAGGHTANPTYKEVCTGTTFHAEVVEVTFDPTVLSYDDLLRIFLTIHDPTTPNRQGADVGTQYRSVIMPASTEQENAARAVLAEVEAAQIWPAPLSTTIEPLRIFHPAEPEHVDYFARHPEAAYCQAVIAPKVRAFRKHAADHVRANMSPNHA
- a CDS encoding NAD(P)/FAD-dependent oxidoreductase: MLDSASISMKMGGSTSDARFCDVLIVGAGPAGCTAAYLLAEKGRDVVLLEKERHPRFHIGESLLPRNLQLIERLGLTEDIATFGVFKPGAEFISDGHGGQDTKFCFADALDKTFTHSWQVKRADFDAALFRRARDKGADVIDGMRVTTIRFPEDVPEGSARAIVEAVDEAGNAHHFAPRYVIDASGRDTFLGSKIGGKKRNPHNNTAALYAHFRHVTPRPCDRTGYITICLVEGGWFWMIPLPDDITSVGFVGTQEAFKQRKGSLEDFLDARIAASPSVSSRMMQAERISKVTATGNYSYSCERLSGPGWMMIGDAFAFLDPVFSSGVLLAMTSGEMGAEVADLWLDNPVAARKKLKKVEAKIRHAIGTLSWLVYRINKPVLRDMFMSPNNRFRMRDGLVSLLAGNVHGTLPRSPVRAFKGAYYFLTALAKIGIRLTPDGDLKRGPRID